The following proteins come from a genomic window of Rhodothermales bacterium:
- a CDS encoding YafY family transcriptional regulator: MSHKERRKNRTDRLFELVLLLQSKPNMTSRDLAEYFDVSRRTIFRDLRVLGESGVPLTFADSGGYEILEGYQLPPLMLTAREASTLLIGIEFMKLQSDLSLRKNADHVELKIVAVLPPETKHHIDNLKARIVLDPYWLNTAKPGDEEEGRWHELSHAVTDRRTVSMEYFVPSRDELTRRTVDPLALIYFTDHWNLIAFDHLRKEVRNFRLDRIESMHVGSMKRFTPPDDFDLQTYIQELGAAEEQMVEIFFDKEVAGHAKRTVPARIQKETAKDGGVVVRFGFENLSYLAQWLLRFGVHAEARAPQELRKLVKREAAAVATRYK; the protein is encoded by the coding sequence ATGAGTCACAAGGAGCGTCGAAAGAATCGCACGGACCGACTGTTCGAGCTCGTGCTTTTGCTGCAGTCGAAGCCGAACATGACGTCGCGCGACCTCGCCGAGTATTTCGACGTGAGCCGCCGGACGATCTTCCGTGATCTGCGTGTGCTAGGTGAATCAGGCGTCCCGCTGACGTTCGCTGATTCGGGTGGATACGAGATACTGGAAGGATACCAGCTTCCGCCCTTGATGCTTACGGCACGCGAGGCTTCCACCCTTTTGATCGGGATCGAGTTCATGAAACTCCAGTCCGATCTGTCGCTCCGCAAGAACGCCGATCATGTCGAGTTGAAGATCGTCGCCGTGCTGCCTCCGGAGACAAAGCATCATATCGACAATCTGAAAGCGCGGATCGTACTGGATCCGTACTGGCTCAACACGGCAAAGCCCGGTGACGAAGAGGAAGGACGGTGGCACGAGCTGAGTCATGCCGTGACCGATCGGCGCACGGTGTCGATGGAATATTTCGTGCCGAGCCGTGATGAATTGACGCGGCGGACGGTAGATCCACTCGCACTCATCTACTTCACGGACCACTGGAACCTGATCGCGTTTGACCACCTTCGTAAGGAGGTGCGCAACTTTCGTCTCGATCGAATTGAGAGCATGCACGTAGGCAGCATGAAGCGATTCACGCCGCCCGATGATTTTGATTTGCAGACGTACATCCAGGAACTGGGTGCGGCGGAGGAACAGATGGTCGAGATCTTCTTCGACAAGGAGGTGGCCGGTCATGCCAAGCGTACGGTGCCGGCTCGTATCCAGAAGGAGACAGCGAAAGATGGCGGAGTGGTTGTGCGTTTCGGTTTCGAGAACCTGTCGTATCTGGCGCAGTGGCTGCTTCGTTTCGGAGTGCACGCCGAGGCGAGAGCGCCTCAGGAATTGCGGAAGCTGGTGAAGCGCGAAGCCGCGGCGGTTGCAACGCGGTACAAGTAG
- the rsmG gene encoding 16S rRNA (guanine(527)-N(7))-methyltransferase RsmG produces MTSTPHARSEPKAWDPLAALSSDRIALLKEYDVLLGQFNQRVNLISRETGKDRWTRHILHSLCLAWKPFPPGARVVDWGTGGGLPAIPLAIAFPDVRFLAVDAVGRKVMAVRAVIRRLELDNIEALQSRAEEFDETAQYSVSRATAPLSNLWDWHVRVADPIVDTSADCWAPGLVCLKGGDLTAEIGALQNRHPGVQVHCIPLADVVSIPEFVGKAIVTVTASAE; encoded by the coding sequence ATGACCTCCACACCTCATGCGCGCAGCGAACCGAAAGCCTGGGATCCGCTGGCCGCACTTTCGAGCGACCGGATCGCGTTGCTGAAGGAGTATGATGTGTTGCTCGGTCAGTTCAACCAGCGCGTGAATCTGATCTCGCGTGAGACCGGAAAGGATCGCTGGACCCGACATATCCTTCATTCCCTGTGCTTGGCGTGGAAGCCGTTTCCGCCAGGCGCCCGGGTCGTGGACTGGGGCACAGGCGGCGGCCTTCCGGCAATTCCACTGGCAATCGCGTTCCCCGACGTCCGGTTTCTGGCGGTGGACGCAGTGGGCCGTAAAGTGATGGCTGTTCGCGCGGTCATCCGGCGACTGGAACTCGACAACATTGAGGCGCTGCAATCCCGGGCAGAAGAGTTTGACGAGACGGCTCAGTATTCGGTGTCGAGGGCAACCGCTCCCCTTTCCAATCTCTGGGACTGGCACGTGCGCGTGGCGGACCCGATCGTCGATACGTCTGCGGACTGCTGGGCGCCCGGTCTCGTGTGCCTTAAGGGAGGAGATTTGACAGCGGAGATCGGTGCACTTCAGAATCGACATCCGGGTGTACAGGTTCATTGCATTCCGCTTGCAGACGTCGTGTCGATCCCGGAGTTTGTCGGTAAGGCTATCGTCACTGTCACGGCCTCAGCAGAATGA